TTGCAACAGTTCCCACAATTGAACTCAGTGGTGTTTCTCCCATTCTTAGAATTGGTCCAAGCTCTGGGTAGTATTTATCAAGCAGCGGCGTCAGGTTTTCAACTGACATATCCTTGAAGTATGCGAAGTTGTTGTAGCTCCAATCGCTCCCAGCTTCTTTAACTAATATCGCACCAATGCCAGTGGTTAGTGCACGTGCAGATTTTCCCCAGAATGGGTCTTTCTCTGATACATCAATCAAGCCTGCCGCGAACTGTGCAAAGTCTTGAGGAAGCAGTAAGTCTTTAGCAATGTCATGAGGAACTGAGAATTTTTCATCTGGGGCAATCTGAATCATGTCTCTCTTGTGGAATAGCTCTGCATACTCGCCTTTAGGCGTATCAATAATCAAAAGCTTGTAGAGTTCCTTCTTCAAAATCTTGTGGTAGTAGACTTGCATTACCACTTCTTTGTTCTTCACACCCTTACCGCGTCTGCTGCCTCCAATTATCAGGTTATGAACTCTTCGGGCCTGATCCGACATATAGATGATGATTGCTTTTTTGGGATCATAGGTTTCAGGCTTGAGAACATTGAACCCCACACTCGTTGCCATGATGAGTCCTGCTGCACTGGTGCGAATCTGTCTATCCATTACCTCTTTCAGGTCAGCGAATCCTCTTTTGCCCTTGAGCAACTTCCTGCCTCGTACTTGAATGTTCAGTTCTACGGGTTCCCATGAATTCCTGCTAAACCAATAGAAACCTCCTGCACCTATAGTGAGACTGATTGCCTTGCGAATTGCCAATGTGAGTGCATCGCCTATGGTGAACCAGCTATAAATCAGTTTGAAGTACGAAATGATGGCATCCAGCTTGGTAGCCATCGGGGGTCTTTCTGTGACAAACCACAGAGCCAAAAAAGCGATGGCTAAACAAAAAAGGAACCCGCAGGTCCCTATGTATATTGCTCGACCTACATAAACTACTGGTCTGGTTCCATCAAGTATTCGTTTGTCACCCGGCCCTAGGTAGATTGGCTTGTCGTTCATGCCTTGTCACCAAACATCATTCTTTTCCAGTTGGATTGAAAGTAGGTCCAACGGTCGGTGTCTTTCATTGCAGCAACTTCTTGTTTGGCTTCTTCGCAACCTTGAGTAGCAAGTTCGTCATCCATCTTGAGCATGCTAGCGTCGTTGTACTGTTGAGATTCTTTGCCATCTTTTATATCTAAGACATCGTATTTGGATGTTGGATTGAAAAGTAATCCGTAGTCTTTGAGATATGCAGTTTCCTTAGCTGCAAATTCAGCCTTGGGTTCAATGCACTTAACTTTAATGATGTCATCTTTTTCTAAGCTGATTCTTCTGTTTTCCATGATGGCTGCGCCTTGAACTTTGGTCATGTAAAAGTCATAGAAAGTTAGTGAGCCGATCAGTACGGTTCCGATAAATGCTGCCACTGCGATTGGTTTGATAATTTCCTTGTTCATCATGTGCTCCTTAAAATATTGATGTGATGTTGGTTATCGTTGTGATTAACCCGACTGTGGTTAACAGTCCGATAGCTAAAGGTGTAAAGAAGTTGTACAGGTCGTAAAACTTTTCGTTGCGCACATTCTTCATGTAGGTGGCTCTAAGTTCTTCTGCATCTTCCTGGCTAGGCTGTACATAGCCTTTCATGATTACTGGGTCAACATACGAGTCTTGCTCTACATTGCTGGTCATGAAATCTTCATATTCTTGTACTGGGTCAACTGTGTTCATATGTTCTCCGTATTCTTGTTGTTCTTATAATTAACTTAGCAGATATATTGTGATTTGCAATACCTCTTGATAAATAATTTAGACAACAAAAAAGCACCCGTAGGTGCTTAATCTAGAAATCAAAAATTTTAAATCTCGTTTAGTCAGTTATAAACGGATCGTGGTAGGGTTCGGGGACACCTTCTTGAGAAGGAGCGTTCTCCTGCGGAGTCTTTTCCTCTTCTGGCTGATTCTTATCGCATATCCACAGAGCACCTGGTTCATCAGTTGTATGAATAATCACATGAAGTGCGCCGCATTGAGCTTTAAGGTCTGTGCCTTGTACCATCCACATAGAATTCGGACAGATAGTGCAAATCAAGTGTTTGGATGGAGCATCAACCTTCTTGGATAGGTTCTCAAGCACAAAGCTTTTGTGTTTAATCTTTAGAATCTTTTCCTTGGCTGTATCAGGCAAGTCAGGATGAGGGACAAATCCTGTCCATTCTTTGATTTCTGTTGGTTTAAGTGAGTCAATTGTTCTTTTTGTCATAGCTAGTCTTTCTTGTTGTTGTTATTTAATCTAGCAAATATATTGTGAAAAGCAATATGTTTACATAGTTTGACTTAATCCTTTTTTCTTGCCAAAGGATCTCGTCTGGGTCGGTTTCTTCACATCGGTCAGGTCTGGTGTGAAAACGGGCTTCTTGGCAGGTGCACTGGTAGTCATCTGCGGTAGCTCGTTCAAGTGCTTGATGTCGTTGATGGACTTCTTCGCAGCTTCTGGAGGACGGCTGAAGCTCATGACATCTCGTGCCTTCTGGGCAAGCTCTACCGCCTTGCGAACCAGATCCTTGGCTTGGGCTGCTGCCTTAGAGGACAGACTGGTAGGCTGTACCTGGTCAACCTGGTTGAGGTGTGCTGGCTTGGGTGGTCCCATGAAGTCAGAAGCTACAGGCACAGGGTGAGCCACCTTGTAGCCACGCTCCTGACGAATCCGCTTGTAGGTGTCCTCCGCATGACCATCAGCCCTGTCAAAGTCGTTGGATGTCTTCTTAAAGTTGGTTTTCTGGAAGGCTTCGACCACGTTCTTCAGGTCATCCATTACGGCTGAGGCTTTCCGGCGATTCTGTGAGTCCTTCTCCTCGTAGTTGGCTGTCAACCATGCACGTGTCTCAATGAAGCTATGAAGGACTTCTGGAGGTAGCTCCACACCTTTTTGCTTTGCAGTCCACTCAGCAACCTTCTTCATGGATGTTGTTGGAGGCTTGCCCTTCATACGGGTTGATAAGAGATCTACAACCTCTTCAGACAGATACATCCTTGCCATGCCACGATGTCTGGAAAGTGCCACGTAGGAGCTGTGTAAGTCTGCCAAGTTCTTGCCGATGGTGAACTGAGTGTTCTCTACGGTGCCACCTTGACTCTTGTGAATCGTTTTTGCATAGGCATGTTGGAAGCTATGCTCATCTTTCAAGTTCAAGAAGTGGCGGGTGCCATCATCAAGTTCAATCTGAATAGCACGCGGTTTGCCATTGAGAAATTTGGCAATAGATAACACACTGCCTGTCTCTGAGTTTTCTAAGGTAGTAGTTTCAGCATTGGCACTCTTTTGTTTTTTCGTGAAAACAATACGATCACCAACTGAGAATTCTCTATCTATACCGTCCTTGCCTTTTACAGTGACTTCTTCCTGTGGAAGTTGCCCCGTTTTTCTCAGAGCCTCACGGACCTTATCATTGATGCTGTCGACTTCATCATTAGAAGCGGCAAGAATAAACTTCTGCTTGAAGTCCGTCTTGTCTTCCATGTAGTGTTTAACCATCAAGTCCACTTTCCCTTTCTCGGTCTTGGTGATGTGGATGAGCCCTTTTTCGTACAACCTGTCTAAAGCTTTCTCTGATTGACCTGAGGCCAGCTCTTCAACAAGCTCACGCTGCCAATGATCTCTTTGGCGATTGATGGTAGTAACAGGTGCAGTTGTGAACTGTTCGTTCAAAACTTTAAAGCTTCCACCAAAGCCTACAGGCTGCAATTGCTCCTTTTCCCCGGTCAATACAAGCTTACTTCCTGCCATGTTTGCGGCTTTGATAATCTTGTAGAGAGTCTCCGTGTCAGCCATACCGGCTTCATCCACAAAGATTACATGCTTGTTGGTAAGCTTTACTTTTCCAAGTTCGATTTGTTTAATCAGGGCACTTGAATTGAAGAAGGTGCCTTTCTTCATGCCGGTGTCTTTAGCTAATGACTTGGTGGCATGTCCAGCCGGTGAAGTGCCAATGATTGAAAAACCATTTCTCTCGTACTCCTCTTTGACGACACGAAGAAGAGTAGATTTGCCTGAGCCTGCACGGCCAGCGATGTTCATCACTGCACCTGGCTGAGTCATGGCAAGTGCTATGGCATTCTTCTGACCTACAGAAAATTGAAACTGCTTGCTAGGTGTGGTGTTCGCTACTTCGCATGCAAGGATCGCTTTGAACACATCTTCTCTGGCAAGCACAAACCTAGTCTCGCTCTCTCTGGCTTTAAGTGACTCGCTGATGTACTTATCCATCTCCAGAATGCCAGTGGTAGTAAATCGAACATCACGGCCAAAACGAAGCTGTTTTTGTTTTCTAAGCTCTGGATCTGAGATGGTGTCAGCAAGGAAGTCTTTGAAATATTCCCTTTGGTCTTTGTCCATTACTTGATGGCACTGAGACTTAAACACGTATTCAGCATGTCTTTCTGAAGTGTCACGGTCACAGATTCCGATTAGTTGCTTATGAACGTGCGCCTTAATCTGATCTTCACTGAAAACAACATCTTTATGTTTGCGAAGATAGTTGCTGACCATCAATGCAGGATCTGGAAGTTCTACTTGAGCCTTGACCTGGTTAAAGTCTTGGTGTGCAGCAATGCTTTTTGCAGTGAAGCCGTGCTTGGAGAACTTGTCAGCCCAAATCGCTTTCATCTCACTTGGAGACAAATCTGTCTTGTCTAACTTGAGTTCCTTACGGGCAATCTCTTCAGCAACGAATCCTCTGACTTTCAGTTTCTTCATCAGAGCTTCCATTTCCTTGGATCTAGCTCCCAGCTCGCTTCGAAGAGATTCAGGAATAAACTTATCTTCTACATCCCATGAAGCAATGTTTTTCTCATGGTCTTGCAGAAACTCGTTGTCCTTGTCTTCATCCAAGTAGATGGGCTTGAAGGTCAGTCCATACTCTTTCTCAAGAAAAGGGTACATCTCAAGTTGGAAGATGGCGTTGTACTTGTCTTTGTTCTTGATGATTAAATCATTGCAGACAGACAAAAGTTTGCCGTCATAACCCATTGCAGTATTTAAAAGATCGTAGTGCCAGTGTTTATGACATTCTGGTCCTCCGTTACCTTTGCCATCGTATGCAGTTCCACGATTCTCTATATGGTGGAAGCTCACTGCTAGAAGCTCTTTGACATACTGCAAATCAACACCATCTGTACCTGTACGGATGAAGGCATCT
Above is a window of Variovorax sp. RA8 DNA encoding:
- a CDS encoding AAA family ATPase, with the protein product MLIDYMNMTNGKYHEGQLLYNRQACEKEIAFLFPDDKNPDLNDPKYRDIVKKMPYSPLIAGGLAKSLGIEDRFLTLELWEDLSNGYCPVEYLPKVNEAQALLRFPIETPRGLMIKLNKNATPIGEDGKYKPEDAGKDKRIGTEFVFTLGRNTSNVLTAMEIADPSLESKLTNHVNKIFTEHILPEMERDAFIRTGTDGVDLQYVKELLAVSFHHIENRGTAYDGKGNGGPECHKHWHYDLLNTAMGYDGKLLSVCNDLIIKNKDKYNAIFQLEMYPFLEKEYGLTFKPIYLDEDKDNEFLQDHEKNIASWDVEDKFIPESLRSELGARSKEMEALMKKLKVRGFVAEEIARKELKLDKTDLSPSEMKAIWADKFSKHGFTAKSIAAHQDFNQVKAQVELPDPALMVSNYLRKHKDVVFSEDQIKAHVHKQLIGICDRDTSERHAEYVFKSQCHQVMDKDQREYFKDFLADTISDPELRKQKQLRFGRDVRFTTTGILEMDKYISESLKARESETRFVLAREDVFKAILACEVANTTPSKQFQFSVGQKNAIALAMTQPGAVMNIAGRAGSGKSTLLRVVKEEYERNGFSIIGTSPAGHATKSLAKDTGMKKGTFFNSSALIKQIELGKVKLTNKHVIFVDEAGMADTETLYKIIKAANMAGSKLVLTGEKEQLQPVGFGGSFKVLNEQFTTAPVTTINRQRDHWQRELVEELASGQSEKALDRLYEKGLIHITKTEKGKVDLMVKHYMEDKTDFKQKFILAASNDEVDSINDKVREALRKTGQLPQEEVTVKGKDGIDREFSVGDRIVFTKKQKSANAETTTLENSETGSVLSIAKFLNGKPRAIQIELDDGTRHFLNLKDEHSFQHAYAKTIHKSQGGTVENTQFTIGKNLADLHSSYVALSRHRGMARMYLSEEVVDLLSTRMKGKPPTTSMKKVAEWTAKQKGVELPPEVLHSFIETRAWLTANYEEKDSQNRRKASAVMDDLKNVVEAFQKTNFKKTSNDFDRADGHAEDTYKRIRQERGYKVAHPVPVASDFMGPPKPAHLNQVDQVQPTSLSSKAAAQAKDLVRKAVELAQKARDVMSFSRPPEAAKKSINDIKHLNELPQMTTSAPAKKPVFTPDLTDVKKPTQTRSFGKKKGLSQTM